The following are encoded together in the Nitrosopumilus sp. b3 genome:
- a CDS encoding hemolysin family protein — MVELWVELGALAGLIGLSGFFSGLEVALVGTTQATVEQVVKEKRRGAKALQKLKSNPGWMMSAVNLGNNLVNIGSSALATVVAIKLFGDSGLGIAVGIMTFLIIIFGEVTPKTYCNANATKVALRSSGILLFFSYVTYPIVWILERITRVMIRITGSDYHPPALTENEIKGIIDQGHRDEALESHERDLVHRALEFDDTVIRAVMTPRMKMQSLPAKMLLFEALPIINQNSHSRIPIYGETHDDIVGFIHVRDVLRELESDNKMKTLEQISRKPVFVSQEKMVTSLLREMKGRKTHMAIVIDEHGGVEGLVTLEDLIEEILGDIEDETDSPEKIHFHSIDRDTIITTGEIEIEKINELFKSELPEGDDYSTLNGLLHEKLQDIPQEGDKLELGNVRIIVEKVVKNLPEKIRIERIKK, encoded by the coding sequence ATGGTAGAACTTTGGGTGGAGCTTGGTGCATTAGCAGGATTAATTGGCTTATCAGGATTTTTTAGTGGTTTAGAAGTAGCACTTGTAGGTACAACACAGGCCACGGTAGAACAAGTAGTAAAAGAAAAACGACGTGGTGCCAAGGCACTTCAAAAACTCAAATCAAATCCAGGATGGATGATGTCAGCTGTAAATCTTGGAAATAATTTAGTCAATATCGGTTCATCTGCATTAGCGACAGTGGTTGCCATTAAATTGTTCGGAGATAGTGGACTTGGGATTGCAGTTGGAATTATGACATTTTTGATTATTATTTTTGGCGAAGTTACTCCAAAAACATATTGTAATGCTAACGCAACCAAAGTTGCACTTCGTTCAAGTGGAATTCTATTATTTTTTAGTTATGTTACATATCCAATAGTCTGGATATTAGAGAGAATTACACGTGTAATGATCAGAATTACTGGGAGTGATTATCACCCGCCTGCATTAACTGAAAATGAAATTAAAGGGATTATTGATCAAGGCCATCGAGATGAAGCTTTAGAATCACATGAAAGGGATTTAGTTCATAGAGCATTAGAATTTGATGATACTGTAATTCGTGCAGTTATGACCCCTAGAATGAAAATGCAGTCACTTCCTGCAAAAATGCTGCTATTTGAAGCTCTTCCAATAATCAATCAAAATTCTCACTCCAGAATTCCAATTTATGGAGAAACGCATGATGATATTGTGGGATTTATTCATGTAAGAGATGTGTTAAGAGAACTGGAATCAGACAATAAGATGAAAACATTAGAACAAATATCAAGAAAGCCTGTTTTTGTTTCACAAGAAAAAATGGTTACTTCATTGTTAAGAGAGATGAAAGGTAGAAAAACACACATGGCAATAGTAATAGATGAACATGGAGGAGTTGAAGGATTAGTAACACTAGAAGATCTCATCGAAGAAATTCTTGGAGATATTGAAGATGAAACAGATTCACCTGAGAAAATTCATTTTCATTCCATAGACAGGGATACAATAATCACAACAGGTGAAATTGAGATTGAAAAAATTAATGAACTTTTCAAATCAGAATTACCCGAAGGGGATGATTATAGTACACTAAACGGGTTATTACATGAGAAATTACAGGATATTCCTCAGGAGGGAGATAAACTGGAGTTAGGAAATGTGCGCATAATTGTTGAGAAAGTTGTAAAGAATCTTCCGGAAAAAATAAGAATAGAGCGTATTAAAAAATAA
- a CDS encoding resolvase, translated as MRRKAVSFTITRQKTTRETATKNQKAARTRRQRGYQWEDTIVKRFNSINEWKAFRLGSPSIALPDVLAVNTDSSTIFTIEAKSGTSTSLPVPADQIERCLSWIKTFDIYKKRNVILAFKFLSKKRIDIGKYESRELREFFKIWDESLEITDCVCSYDGKFFAKIDGKRKELFLKECIMPFKTKQRTSA; from the coding sequence ATGAGGAGAAAAGCAGTGTCATTTACAATTACTAGGCAAAAAACTACTCGGGAAACAGCAACAAAAAATCAAAAAGCTGCTAGAACCAGAAGACAAAGAGGATATCAGTGGGAAGATACAATTGTTAAAAGATTCAACAGCATTAACGAATGGAAAGCATTTCGTTTAGGTTCCCCAAGTATTGCATTGCCTGATGTATTAGCTGTAAATACGGATAGCAGTACAATTTTTACAATAGAGGCAAAATCTGGAACTAGTACCTCCCTCCCTGTTCCTGCAGATCAAATTGAAAGATGTCTGTCATGGATTAAGACTTTTGATATTTACAAAAAAAGAAATGTGATTTTAGCGTTCAAATTTCTATCAAAAAAAAGAATTGATATAGGAAAATATGAATCCCGAGAATTAAGAGAGTTTTTCAAGATTTGGGACGAATCCCTAGAGATAACAGACTGTGTATGCTCATATGATGGCAAATTTTTTGCAAAAATAGATGGTAAAAGAAAAGAACTATTTCTAAAAGAATGTATTATGCCTTTTAAGACAAAACAAAGAACTAGTGCCTAA
- a CDS encoding DUF2334 domain-containing protein — MQKELEFDLMGKVIIFSIIFSVLLFVNYTDSIFAQESETIEVEIKYTNGDRADFNGMKLVVYQDFSKEPLLEKNMLSNPDFMTVPENHRYKIEVYANGIFGDVEYVQLEKTSKKVDISIPISGGIQFEVFYKNGEIPINGATVILKSIDGSEIGRGLTNDLGETTRYWIQSTTKEGDHYIADVYLDEIFLTSYFPIQVQAGLATDQKIVTDISEIVEELITVNLFDGSKKMTSKDGDYKIIMLDKNGEQVASSSLSFRGDAQFSNLKTGVYTLKINSDKKMDDKLWPEKSIQIIGDSNKFSIYKNSELVLKKEKPFYSCNCISFRLDDVQDYWLADAQIEIINLFSEKNIPLSVGVIGNLIGGDEKIVTVLKENLENNNIEIVNHSWNNDALTNFDEKIQEDNIVMTNNKIFDIFGVTPKAFIPPQNLYNENTVNILKRNGFTHLVSHIDRDSKTQNIDDIFFNVPAITETGVLLDGVNWKLQEKEHIKQEIMQNVDDKGYAIIMMHPQEFSLNEEGEYSIPNQKSLDELGALLDEVSKLDAKLVKLSEVIPKNVKINQNQTSEQIESIEIDIDEGVIEEVAIKEEIDSCNCVAFRLDDVQDYWLNDIQINIMETFIENKTPLTIGIIANAFGNDQKISGFIDNATKNKEQYLEVGTRGIGLTSFTNYDKTQQSENIKESLDIIESILDIRPQVFLPPNNKFNEDTLNILKENSITHISSSLTNGDEPPFEFKNEEFYRFPQTTSTGKYNPSSNIFERISNDIIIAESEQSISNYGFAVISIHPQEFSTITNSTYVNLVNQVEINELEKLIMEFKDKGYKIVKIGNINSNLIVLVPEWIKNNAGWWADGTIDDKTFVQGIEYLVKQGIIKVSEKSQSQKDTKNVPEWIKNNAGWWADGTIDDKTFVQGIEYLVKQGIITY; from the coding sequence GTGCAAAAAGAGTTGGAATTTGATTTGATGGGCAAGGTAATTATTTTCAGCATAATTTTTTCAGTTTTGCTATTTGTAAATTATACAGATAGTATTTTTGCTCAAGAATCAGAAACAATTGAAGTTGAAATAAAATATACCAATGGAGACAGAGCAGATTTTAATGGAATGAAGTTAGTAGTATATCAAGACTTCAGTAAAGAGCCGCTTTTAGAAAAAAACATGTTAAGTAATCCAGATTTCATGACAGTTCCAGAAAATCATCGGTATAAAATTGAAGTTTATGCAAATGGAATTTTTGGAGATGTCGAGTATGTGCAACTTGAAAAAACTTCTAAAAAAGTAGACATATCAATTCCAATTTCTGGAGGAATTCAATTCGAAGTATTTTATAAAAATGGAGAAATTCCAATAAATGGAGCTACTGTAATTCTAAAATCTATAGACGGTTCAGAAATAGGACGGGGCTTAACCAATGATCTAGGTGAAACAACAAGGTATTGGATTCAATCAACTACCAAAGAGGGTGATCATTACATTGCCGATGTATATTTAGATGAAATATTTCTTACATCATATTTTCCAATTCAAGTGCAAGCAGGATTAGCAACAGATCAGAAAATAGTTACCGACATTTCAGAAATAGTTGAGGAGTTAATCACAGTCAATCTCTTTGATGGTTCTAAAAAAATGACTTCAAAAGATGGGGATTATAAGATAATAATGTTAGATAAAAATGGAGAACAAGTAGCTTCATCTAGTTTGAGTTTTAGAGGGGATGCACAATTTTCAAATCTTAAAACTGGAGTCTATACCCTTAAAATAAATTCAGATAAAAAAATGGATGATAAGTTATGGCCAGAAAAGAGTATTCAAATAATTGGGGATTCAAACAAGTTTAGTATTTATAAAAATTCTGAACTAGTCCTCAAGAAGGAAAAACCGTTCTATTCATGTAATTGCATATCGTTTAGACTTGATGATGTGCAAGATTATTGGTTAGCAGATGCTCAAATAGAAATAATCAATCTGTTTTCTGAAAAAAATATTCCATTATCAGTAGGAGTAATAGGTAATTTAATCGGGGGTGATGAAAAAATTGTTACCGTATTAAAAGAAAATTTAGAAAATAACAACATAGAGATTGTAAATCATAGTTGGAATAATGATGCACTAACAAATTTTGATGAAAAGATTCAAGAGGATAATATAGTTATGACAAATAACAAAATATTTGATATATTTGGAGTTACCCCTAAAGCCTTCATACCCCCACAAAATCTGTATAATGAAAACACTGTAAATATTTTAAAAAGAAATGGATTCACACATTTAGTTTCACATATTGATAGAGATAGTAAAACACAAAATATAGATGATATTTTTTTTAATGTTCCAGCAATTACAGAAACGGGTGTTCTACTAGATGGTGTAAATTGGAAATTACAAGAAAAAGAACACATTAAACAAGAAATTATGCAAAACGTAGATGATAAAGGGTATGCAATAATTATGATGCATCCACAAGAATTTTCCCTAAATGAAGAAGGTGAGTACAGCATCCCAAATCAAAAATCACTAGATGAATTAGGAGCACTATTGGATGAAGTATCCAAATTGGACGCTAAACTAGTGAAATTATCAGAAGTGATTCCTAAAAATGTTAAAATTAATCAAAACCAAACATCTGAACAAATAGAAAGTATTGAGATAGATATTGACGAAGGAGTCATAGAAGAAGTAGCCATAAAGGAAGAAATAGACTCATGTAACTGTGTTGCATTTAGACTAGACGATGTGCAAGATTATTGGTTAAATGATATTCAAATAAACATCATGGAGACATTTATTGAAAATAAAACTCCATTGACAATTGGAATTATTGCAAATGCATTTGGCAATGATCAAAAAATTTCTGGATTTATTGATAATGCCACTAAAAATAAAGAACAATATTTAGAAGTAGGAACTAGAGGAATTGGTTTAACATCATTTACAAATTATGATAAAACACAACAAAGTGAAAATATTAAAGAATCCCTCGATATTATTGAATCAATTTTAGATATTAGGCCCCAAGTATTCCTACCACCAAATAATAAATTTAATGAAGATACACTCAACATTTTAAAAGAAAACAGTATCACACACATCAGTTCTAGTTTAACCAACGGGGATGAACCTCCATTTGAATTTAAAAATGAAGAATTTTACAGATTTCCACAAACTACATCAACTGGAAAGTATAATCCATCATCAAATATTTTTGAAAGAATTTCAAACGACATTATCATTGCAGAATCGGAACAAAGTATCAGCAATTATGGATTTGCAGTAATTTCCATTCACCCACAAGAATTTTCAACAATAACAAATTCAACATATGTCAATTTAGTTAACCAAGTGGAAATTAATGAATTAGAAAAATTAATCATGGAATTCAAAGATAAGGGATACAAAATAGTAAAAATTGGAAATATAAATTCAAATTTGATAGTTCTTGTACCTGAATGGATAAAAAATAATGCCGGATGGTGGGCAGATGGAACTATAGATGATAAGACATTTGTTCAAGGAATTGAATATTTAGTAAAACAGGGAATCATCAAAGTTTCAGAAAAATCTCAATCACAGAAAGATACGAAAAATGTACCTGAATGGATAAAAAATAATGCCGGATGGTGGGCAGATGGAACTATAGATGATAAGACATTTGTTCAAGGAATTGAATATTTAGTAAAACAGGGAATCATCACATATTAA
- a CDS encoding pentapeptide repeat-containing protein has product MKSPDVFRKRNLTKVNFEYEDLIGRNFSDSNMMGVNLKNRDIHSADMSCTDLREADLSNTILFYVKLRGADMRGVNLSNAKLWDTEMYGVNLGDADLNGADLFYSDLRNADLSNADLSGVNLRHTNFEGAIFTSADFTNTNYDKHTLDTISGNAKIALKKSGKFW; this is encoded by the coding sequence ATGAAATCCCCAGATGTTTTTCGTAAAAGAAATCTCACTAAAGTAAATTTTGAATATGAAGATTTGATTGGAAGAAATTTTTCAGATTCTAACATGATGGGAGTAAATCTAAAAAATAGAGATATCCATAGTGCAGATATGAGTTGTACTGATTTGAGAGAGGCAGACCTAAGTAACACCATTTTGTTTTATGTGAAATTAAGAGGGGCAGACATGAGAGGTGTAAATCTTTCAAATGCAAAACTATGGGATACAGAAATGTATGGCGTAAATCTTGGGGATGCAGACCTTAATGGTGCAGATTTATTTTATTCGGATCTGAGAAACGCAGATTTGAGTAATGCAGATTTGAGCGGAGTTAATCTTAGGCATACAAACTTTGAAGGGGCAATATTTACTTCAGCAGATTTTACAAATACAAATTATGATAAGCACACACTAGATACAATTTCAGGCAATGCAAAAATAGCATTAAAAAAGAGTGGTAAGTTCTGGTAA
- a CDS encoding threonine synthase: MQGDAYLKCIDPQCGLEYTIDSTNVQCAEGHLLDVKYKNKPSTDLKEVFYQRRNSEGSIFNESGVWRFRELLNFCQIDTENIEECSKYLVSLDGAEGRQSKPYQMSKAAEFIGISTKNLWLQPEGYNPSGSFKDNGMVTAVTHAKMVGAKKIVCASTGNTSASAGMFAANEGIDCDVYIPSGQIAPGKLSQAYQFGAQILQVDGNFDDALKQSLEDAQNHEGYTVNSINPFRIEGQKTIPFRALEYLNWESPDWIVYPGGALGNTSSCGKALMELYEWGWIKKIPRIAVINSDGASTLSDLYNGKFENEELRWNKGKPNTELISRYYEHLDKEGIRPKTKATAIQIGRPANILKGLRALEFTNGVVTTVSDSEMLDGMSVVGLNGFDCEMASGASVVGVKKLIGEEIIKKDDVVVGILTGRQKDAMLPVEYHQNPNNIFAKPPKN; this comes from the coding sequence ATGCAGGGAGATGCGTATCTAAAATGTATTGACCCCCAATGTGGTTTAGAGTATACAATAGATAGTACTAATGTACAATGTGCAGAGGGTCATCTATTAGACGTAAAATACAAAAATAAACCTTCAACAGATTTGAAAGAAGTATTTTACCAAAGACGTAATTCAGAAGGCAGTATTTTTAATGAAAGTGGAGTCTGGAGATTTAGGGAATTACTAAATTTTTGTCAAATAGACACTGAAAATATTGAAGAATGCTCAAAATATTTGGTTTCATTAGATGGTGCAGAAGGAAGACAATCAAAACCATATCAAATGTCAAAAGCTGCAGAATTCATAGGAATTTCAACTAAAAATTTATGGTTACAGCCAGAAGGTTACAATCCAAGTGGATCATTCAAAGATAATGGGATGGTAACAGCAGTTACACATGCAAAGATGGTAGGAGCAAAGAAAATAGTCTGTGCATCAACTGGAAATACTTCTGCATCGGCAGGCATGTTTGCTGCAAATGAAGGGATTGATTGTGATGTTTATATTCCATCAGGACAAATTGCACCAGGAAAGCTTAGTCAAGCATATCAATTTGGTGCCCAAATTTTACAGGTAGATGGCAATTTTGATGATGCATTAAAGCAATCATTAGAAGATGCTCAAAATCATGAGGGTTATACTGTAAACTCGATCAATCCATTTAGGATTGAAGGTCAGAAAACAATTCCATTTAGAGCATTAGAATATCTCAATTGGGAATCTCCGGATTGGATTGTTTATCCCGGAGGAGCTTTAGGAAATACTTCAAGTTGTGGAAAGGCATTAATGGAATTATATGAGTGGGGTTGGATAAAAAAAATCCCAAGAATTGCAGTAATTAATTCAGACGGAGCAAGTACATTATCAGATTTGTATAATGGGAAATTTGAAAACGAAGAGCTTAGATGGAATAAAGGAAAACCCAATACAGAGTTAATTTCCAGGTATTATGAACATTTAGACAAAGAGGGTATAAGACCAAAAACTAAAGCAACTGCAATTCAAATTGGAAGACCCGCAAATATTTTGAAAGGTTTACGTGCATTAGAATTTACAAATGGTGTAGTGACCACCGTATCTGATTCAGAGATGCTTGATGGAATGTCTGTAGTGGGGTTAAACGGATTTGATTGTGAAATGGCATCTGGAGCATCAGTGGTTGGAGTTAAGAAGCTTATTGGTGAAGAAATTATCAAAAAAGATGATGTTGTAGTGGGCATTCTAACAGGTAGACAGAAAGATGCTATGCTTCCAGTAGAGTATCATCAAAATCCAAATAACATTTTTGCAAAACCCCCAAAAAATTAA
- a CDS encoding glycosyltransferase family 2 protein gives MDKILLIKKLVEAIKSSKGDSERNRYLIRLVNKNKDISNSDKDYLKNYLGITISGKIKDSKPAKKMPKKDKTVFLNPNLIKCTTCDKEIKFIEKSIRYKKKWHHANCIQSILEFEKSERRNSKEYETSGKPKKRIDHISILLTGTIFAVLIGSVFFLLGPISMIAMGLGGAITVYHMIGASGKLFSKNVYASKTPSVFLLFLLGSPFLIATMIAYEGYSLLESPVRIILLWAMTITFWSTMLFVPMAVLSKYREDTQEEIKSYPKISIIIPAYNEEKVIQHTIEAMIETKYPKKEIIFVDDGSTDKTLTIVNQFKDKIKVLHKENGGKASALNYGIVYSTGEIIVIVDADTIIGRHSLKEIVKGFQVNEHVAAVAGNIKVRNKVNWLTKCQALEYITGIQIVRRAFDVFGSITIVPGALGAFKKSYLTEAGAYGKDTIVEDFDQTIKLLKAGLITQGSSKATAYTEAPNTFKDFFAQRKRWYRGNMQVLKRHADALTNPRFGYLQRLSLPYLFLGMVITPIIGFTSAINAILGVVLGDWLYVLQISLIFTVVHYLMTALAIRIDNEDPKLLWHAGFLVFGFKQIIDALLLKAIIEQLRNKKATWTSAKRVGI, from the coding sequence TTGGACAAAATTTTATTAATCAAAAAACTAGTAGAAGCCATAAAATCATCAAAAGGCGATTCTGAAAGAAACAGATACCTGATCAGATTAGTGAACAAAAATAAAGATATTTCAAATTCAGATAAAGATTATCTTAAAAATTATTTGGGAATTACTATTTCAGGAAAAATTAAAGATTCAAAACCCGCTAAAAAAATGCCTAAAAAAGATAAGACAGTTTTTCTAAATCCAAATTTAATAAAATGCACAACATGTGATAAAGAAATTAAATTTATTGAAAAATCAATTAGATATAAAAAAAAATGGCATCATGCAAATTGTATTCAGTCAATATTAGAATTTGAAAAGTCAGAGAGACGTAATTCAAAAGAATATGAAACAAGTGGGAAACCTAAAAAACGAATTGATCATATCTCGATACTTTTAACTGGAACAATTTTTGCAGTATTAATCGGTTCAGTATTTTTCCTGTTAGGACCCATAAGCATGATAGCCATGGGGTTGGGAGGAGCAATAACGGTATATCATATGATTGGTGCAAGTGGGAAATTATTTTCTAAAAATGTTTACGCAAGTAAGACACCGTCTGTATTTTTATTATTTTTGTTAGGATCACCATTTTTAATTGCCACGATGATTGCATATGAAGGGTATTCCTTACTTGAGTCCCCAGTAAGAATAATCCTACTTTGGGCAATGACGATTACATTTTGGTCTACAATGTTATTTGTGCCGATGGCTGTATTGAGTAAATATCGTGAAGATACCCAAGAAGAAATCAAGTCCTATCCTAAAATCAGCATAATAATTCCTGCATATAATGAAGAAAAAGTGATTCAACATACTATTGAAGCTATGATTGAGACAAAATACCCTAAAAAAGAAATAATTTTTGTTGATGACGGAAGTACAGATAAGACACTAACTATTGTAAATCAATTCAAAGATAAAATCAAAGTTTTACATAAAGAAAATGGCGGAAAAGCATCTGCACTTAATTACGGAATAGTTTACTCTACTGGAGAAATCATTGTAATTGTTGATGCAGATACAATAATTGGGCGTCACTCACTAAAAGAAATTGTAAAAGGATTCCAAGTTAATGAGCATGTTGCAGCTGTTGCAGGAAATATCAAAGTCAGAAACAAGGTAAATTGGTTAACAAAATGCCAGGCACTAGAGTATATCACCGGAATTCAAATAGTTAGAAGAGCATTTGATGTGTTTGGATCAATCACAATAGTACCTGGAGCACTAGGAGCTTTTAAGAAATCATACTTGACAGAAGCAGGGGCCTATGGAAAAGACACGATTGTGGAAGACTTTGATCAAACAATAAAATTATTGAAAGCAGGTCTAATTACGCAAGGCAGCTCAAAAGCTACTGCATATACTGAAGCACCAAACACATTCAAAGATTTTTTTGCACAAAGAAAAAGATGGTATCGTGGTAACATGCAAGTCTTAAAACGACATGCAGATGCTTTGACAAATCCAAGATTCGGATATTTGCAAAGATTATCTCTACCGTATTTATTTTTGGGGATGGTAATTACACCAATTATTGGCTTTACTTCAGCTATTAATGCAATTTTAGGAGTTGTTTTAGGTGATTGGTTATACGTTCTTCAAATATCATTAATTTTTACAGTGGTGCATTATTTAATGACAGCATTAGCAATTAGAATTGATAACGAGGATCCAAAGTTGTTATGGCATGCGGGATTTCTGGTATTTGGGTTTAAACAGATTATCGATGCATTACTACTAAAAGCAATAATAGAGCAATTACGAAACAAAAAAGCAACATGGACAAGTGCAAAAAGAGTTGGAATTTGA
- a CDS encoding type II glyceraldehyde-3-phosphate dehydrogenase — protein MKKVFVNGYGSIGSRITSFLKDDPEITVIGVGKYSPDEKVNVAISKGLDVYVPANKIPSFSNYKIAGTIESALDSCDLVIDAAPGGYGYKNKINLYEPKNIPAIYQGGETVVGDESVSDLLFNSRVNYDQAIDKQHVMQGSCNVTGMGRILEPLRAKFGDKLIRFDVTLIRRWADIEQTEKDVTDTIEMTETPHHGDDVKMYFGKDAPLYVRAIKVPTRQMHLHIMDVRFKDIAPKPSEIHELFTNEFGVATVWTAKGTKDIRDFAQNMGFNFTDTNMIHIHANMTASIGDTVQIMYSDDQTGIVIPENHMLLQAMLFGKSYEDSFSHTESIFHMKEKKQKLQERFTKE, from the coding sequence ATGAAGAAAGTCTTTGTTAATGGATATGGATCCATTGGTAGTAGAATTACTTCATTTCTAAAGGATGATCCCGAAATAACTGTTATCGGAGTAGGCAAATACTCTCCTGATGAAAAGGTGAATGTTGCAATTTCTAAAGGGCTTGACGTATACGTTCCAGCCAACAAGATTCCATCTTTTTCAAATTATAAAATTGCCGGTACTATTGAATCAGCACTTGATAGTTGTGATTTGGTAATTGATGCTGCCCCTGGAGGATATGGTTATAAAAATAAAATTAATCTCTATGAGCCCAAAAATATTCCTGCAATCTATCAAGGTGGTGAAACCGTTGTTGGGGATGAATCTGTTTCTGACTTGTTGTTTAATTCTAGAGTAAATTATGATCAGGCAATAGATAAACAACATGTAATGCAAGGAAGTTGCAATGTAACTGGAATGGGCAGAATTTTAGAACCACTACGTGCAAAATTTGGAGATAAGTTAATTCGGTTTGATGTGACTTTGATAAGAAGATGGGCCGATATTGAGCAAACAGAAAAAGATGTGACCGATACAATAGAAATGACTGAAACACCTCATCACGGCGATGATGTAAAAATGTATTTTGGAAAAGATGCACCACTTTATGTTAGAGCAATCAAAGTACCAACTAGACAAATGCATTTACACATTATGGATGTTAGATTCAAGGATATTGCTCCTAAACCCTCTGAAATCCATGAACTTTTTACAAATGAATTTGGCGTTGCAACTGTTTGGACTGCAAAAGGAACTAAAGATATTCGAGATTTTGCACAAAATATGGGTTTTAATTTTACTGACACAAACATGATTCATATTCATGCAAACATGACTGCATCTATTGGCGATACCGTTCAAATTATGTATTCTGATGATCAAACAGGTATAGTTATTCCTGAAAATCATATGCTTTTACAAGCAATGTTGTTTGGAAAATCTTATGAGGACTCCTTTTCCCATACAGAATCAATTTTTCATATGAAAGAAAAAAAGCAGAAATTGCAAGAGCGCTTTACTAAAGAATAA
- a CDS encoding response regulator — MQAKSHVVIVEDSPAIGFLLKNYLEKLGYHHIHTCDTGAVAMATISDLINQKQAPIVLLDYMLPDMDAHSLLTQILEKQPDIRVILETATEKSDEGIKDLIRLGVCHYIEKPIRFENLKSVIATIEKENSFFSNDSEISAESKTNDDESSLTLEEKIERALNLVKQASVSKIEDMVDRNDSTVKKHLEKLENDGKIIPVDEIKEIACNSCNSTDTEQRFFCPSCKSSDFKLGKLIEHYDCGNISDENSYEKDLCPSCKKEIKALGVDHRVMQNHYICNECNEFHSELSMEYVCLKCDSKFPLEKCKWKTSKIYKVVNM; from the coding sequence ATGCAAGCTAAAAGTCATGTTGTAATTGTAGAGGATAGTCCAGCTATTGGCTTTCTTTTAAAAAACTATCTTGAAAAATTAGGCTATCATCATATTCATACTTGTGATACTGGTGCAGTTGCCATGGCTACAATTAGTGATTTGATTAATCAAAAACAAGCTCCTATAGTATTACTTGATTATATGTTACCTGATATGGATGCACATTCCTTACTTACTCAAATTTTGGAAAAGCAGCCCGACATTAGAGTAATTTTAGAAACGGCTACTGAAAAAAGCGATGAAGGGATCAAAGATCTAATTCGTCTTGGAGTATGTCATTATATTGAAAAACCAATTAGGTTTGAGAATTTAAAATCTGTTATTGCTACCATAGAAAAAGAAAACTCATTTTTCTCAAACGATTCTGAAATTTCTGCTGAATCTAAAACTAATGATGATGAATCTTCATTAACACTTGAAGAAAAAATTGAACGCGCATTAAATTTGGTAAAACAGGCAAGTGTGAGTAAAATTGAAGATATGGTGGATCGAAATGATTCTACCGTAAAAAAACATCTTGAAAAATTAGAAAATGATGGAAAAATTATACCTGTAGATGAAATAAAAGAAATTGCATGTAATAGCTGTAATTCCACAGATACTGAACAGAGATTTTTTTGCCCTTCTTGTAAAAGCTCAGACTTCAAACTAGGGAAATTAATTGAACATTATGATTGTGGAAATATATCTGATGAAAATTCTTATGAAAAAGATCTTTGCCCCAGTTGTAAAAAAGAAATTAAAGCATTAGGAGTTGATCACAGAGTAATGCAAAATCATTACATTTGTAATGAATGTAATGAGTTTCATTCAGAATTGTCTATGGAATATGTTTGTCTAAAATGTGATAGTAAATTTCCTCTTGAAAAATGTAAATGGAAAACAAGCAAAATCTACAAAGTTGTTAATATGTGA